From Argopecten irradians isolate NY chromosome 2, Ai_NY, whole genome shotgun sequence, the proteins below share one genomic window:
- the LOC138316089 gene encoding E3 SUMO-protein ligase ZBED1-like produces the protein MYMNMYENMCYFNNIQQYIYWSYRLSLLVRAGTIHRYIDMYRFQVPRYTYRYVWWCITINPDPIPFPKLYTPRLPEVHVSCLKMAAEGEDSKVELVPPGLTFKSDVWEHFGFPVTTQNGVRTPDKTKTVCKLCNTTNMRTHIKRHHPLLAARNTAFTSTSSTNTNSVVIKQEVKATQGTITGMFMCQSKNKFPKTSANATTINGLIARFLIADMRPLSLIDSKEFSNLIQYLEPRYVLPCRRYFADRVIPEMYENMRINVANDINKAVSVSITTDSWTSRACQSYMTVTVHFTDENWKIKNYTLTTRMLSMSHTGENIGNALRDVINEWKLKGPAGIAMVSDNAANMNIAAQTAGLCPRVKCFAHTINLASQKGLKAMAKLLARIRRIVTFFHKSTTATAVLKTKQIALDIPQHRLITDVATRWNSSYEMISRFLEQQPAILSALISPEVKRNVKDIVTLSDTDVNEAEKAMQVLKPLKTATTIMCDEHYPTVSMIFPLQSQILESMTAKASDCKLVRDVKEAVRQDLNNRYKSTEELDFLMLASVLDPRFRSLPRVENDKKLQIYDALERQACLFADIQVKTESDFGTVDTHHAGGPVSEEVTTPIPSLPTLPQLPELGDTDDSVVGTSTAVDNHTLEENGLSAPKKVCRSDSANSKGAMEDLFGDVYILSSDPAGTVKPKSKLDIIAEEIQVYKEEQSAPISQNPMLWWSQNAIKYPELSKLARAVLSIPGTSVPSERVFSCAGDIVTATRSCLDPEMVDKLIFLKMNTQKLNK, from the exons atgtacatgaacatgtatgagaacatgtgttattttaacaatattcaacagtacatttattggtcatatagattatcattattagttAGGGCCGGGACGATACATCGATATATCGATATGTACCGATTTCAAGTTCCACGATACACGTATCGATACGTCTGGTGGTGTATCACGATAAATCCGGACCCGATTCCGTTTCCAAAATTGTACACACCTCGCCTACCGGAAGTACACGTCTCGTGTTTAAAAATGGCGGCCGAGGGTGAAGACAGCAAAGTTGAGCTTGTTCCTCCAGGATTAACATTCAAATCTGACGTCTGGGAGCATTTTGGCTTCCCAGTTACAACACAGAACGGAGTGAGAACACCGGATAAAACGAAAACTGTATGTAAACTGTGCAATACAACAAATATGAGGACGCATATTAAGAGACACCACCCACTGTTAGCCGCTAGAAATACTGCTTTTACGAGTACATCTAGTACAAATACAAATTCCGTTGTCATTAAACAGGAAGTAAAAGCAACACAAGGTACCATAACTGGAATGTTTATGTGTCAGAGTAAAAACAAATTCCCTAAAACTTCAGCCAATGCAACTACAATCAACGGACTCATCGCAAGATTTCTTATCGCAGACATGCGTCCACTGTCACTTATTGACAGCAAGGAATTCTCTAACTTGATACAATATCTTGAGCCTAGATATGTCCTACCATGTAGGCGCTATTTCGCTGATAGGGTGATCCCTGAGATGTATGAAAACATGCGAATTAATGTAGCCAATGATATCAACAAAGCAGTGTCTGTTTCAATTACCACAGACTCTTGGACGTCAAGAGCCTGCCAGTCTTACATGACAGTGACTGTCCATTTCACAGATGAAaactggaaaataaaaaattacactTTGACGACCAGAATGCTATCTATGTCTCATACAGGTGAAAACATCGGCAATGCATTGAGGGATGTCATCAATGAATGGAAGTTAAAGGGCCCAGCCGGCATAGCAATGGTGAGTGACAATGCTGCAAATATGAATATTGCTGCACAGACAGCTGGATTATGCCCTCGTGTGAAATGTTTCGCCCACACCATCAACTTGGCTTCTCAGAAGGGTTTAAAAGCTATGGCTAAACTACTGGCACGCATCAGACGAATTGTGACATTCTTTCACAAATCAACCACAGCTACTGCAGTTCTAAAAACTAAGCAAATAGCGTTAGACATACCACAACACAGACTGATCACTGATGTCGCCACTAGATGGAACAGCAGTTACGAGATGATATCCAGGTTTCTTGAGCAGCAGCCCGCCATACTCTCTGCTTTGATTTCGCCTGAAGTCAAGCGAAATGTAAAGGACATTGTCACACTGTCCGACACTGATGTAAATGAGGCAGAGAAGGCAATGCAGGTATTAAAACCTCTCAAAACTGCCACAACAATAATGTGCGATGAACATTATCCAACAGTTTCCATGATTTTTCCTCTACAGTCACAAATATTAGAAAGCATGACAGCAAAAGCCAGTGACTGCAAATTGGTCAGAGATGTTAAAGAAGCCGTCCGACAAGATCTGAATAACCGTTACAAATCAACTGAAGAATTAGATTTTCTGATGTTGGCCTCTGTACTAGATCCCAGATTCAGGTCACTGCCAAGagttgaaaatgacaaaaagcTACAAATTTATGATGCCTTGGAGCGACAAGCATGTTTGTTTGCAGACATTCAA GTTAAAACTGAGTCTGACTTTGGCACTGTCGACACACATCATGCTGGTGGTCCTGTATCTGAAGAGGTTACAACTCCAATTCCATCTTTGCCAACCCTGCCACAGCTCCCTGAACTGGGTGATACTGATGATTCAGTTGTTGGAACATCAACTGCAGTTGACAATCACACACTGGAAG AGAATGGTCTTTCAGCACCAAAGAAAGTGTGTAGATCAGATTCAGCTAACTCAAAAGGAGCTATGGAGGATCTCTTTGGTGATGTGTACATATTATCCTCAGACCCTGCTGGAACTGTAAAGCCTAAATCAAAATTGGACATCATAGCAGAAGAAATCCAGGTTTACAAAGAAGAACAAAGTGCTCCCATAAGTCAGAATCCAATGTTGTGGTGGTCACAAAATGCCATTAAATACCCTGAGCTGTCAAAACTGGCGAGAGCTGTACTTAGCATACCAGGAACATCAGTTCCAAGTGAAAGAGTTTTCAGCTGTGCTGGTGATATTGTTACAGCCACCAGATCGTGTCTAGATCCAGAAATGGTGGACAAGCTAATCTTTCTTAAAATGAATACACAAAAACTTAACAAATAG